Proteins encoded together in one Flavobacteriales bacterium window:
- the rplL gene encoding 50S ribosomal protein L7/L12, which yields MADIKSLGDQLVSLTVKEVNDLAQYLKDEYKIEPAAAAVAVAAGGAAAGGGEAAPAKTSFDVILKSGGQNKLAVVKLVKELSGLGLKEAKDLVDGAPKPLKEGVSKEEAESVKQQLTEAGAEVEVK from the coding sequence ATGGCAGACATCAAATCCCTGGGCGATCAGCTCGTGAGCCTCACCGTGAAGGAGGTGAACGACCTGGCCCAGTACCTGAAGGACGAGTACAAGATCGAGCCCGCCGCCGCAGCCGTGGCCGTGGCCGCCGGTGGCGCCGCCGCCGGTGGTGGCGAAGCCGCTCCGGCCAAGACCAGCTTCGACGTGATCCTGAAGTCCGGCGGCCAGAACAAGCTGGCCGTGGTGAAGCTGGTGAAGGAGCTTTCGGGCCTCGGCCTGAAGGAGGCCAAGGACCTGGTGGACGGCGCTCCCAAGCCGCTGAAGGAGGGCGTCTCCAAGGAGGAGGCCGAGTCCGTTAAGCAGCAACTGACGGAGGCCGGCGCAGAGGTCGAGGTCAAGTAA
- the rpoC gene encoding DNA-directed RNA polymerase subunit beta' — MKKEVKLNSNFNKIVISLASPELILERSHGEVIKPETINYRTYKPERDGLFCERIFGPVKDFECHCGKYKRIRYKGIVCDRCGVEVTEKKVRRERMGHIQLVVPVAHIWYFRSLPNKIGYLLGLPTKKLDQIIYYERYVVVQAGLAKNKEGNPVQYLDFLTEEEYLDILDQLGKENQYLDDADPNKFIARMGADALQELLKRLDLDSLSYDLRHKANTETSQQRKNEALKRLNVVEAFRDANSRRENKPEWMIVKVVPVIPPELRPLVPLDGGRFATSDLNDLYRRVIIRNNRLKRLIEIKAPEVILRNEKRMLQEAVDSLFDNSRKSSAVKSESNRPLKSLSDSLKGKQGRFRQNLLGKRVDYSARSVIVVGPELKLHECGLPKDMAAELFKPFIIRKLIERGIVKTVKSAKKIVDKKEPVVWDILENVLKGHPVLLNRAPTLHRLGIQAFQPKLIEGKAIQLHPLVCTAFNADFDGDQMAVHVPLGHAAILEAQLLMLASHNILNPANGAPIAVPSQDMVLGLYYITKGRKSDKERAMKGEGRSFYSPEELIIAYNEGQVDLHSWIKVRWTDPKTGTSRMIETTCGRVLFNEVVPDEVGFINELLTKKALRDIIGLVLKECGTAKAAQFLDDIKELGFMSAFKGGLSFNLMDVVVPDEKDKLVGAAQKEVDEVTNNYNMGLITNNERYNQTIDIWTHTNSKVTFSLMERIKSDKQGFNSIYMMMDSGARGSKEQIRQLSGMRGLMAKPQKSGGGGGQDIIENPILSNFKEGLSILEYFISTHGARKGLADTALKTADAGYLTRRLVDVAQDVVITTEDCGTLRGLVATALKKNEEVVESLHDRILGRTAVHDIHHPQTGELLVASGEQINEDIAAAIGASPIEEVEIRSVLTCEQKQGVCGKCYGRNLATGRKVQMGEAVGVIAAQSIGEPGTQLTLRTFHVGGVAGKITEESQITAKYDGILEIDELRTVKKKDRKGENAEVVISRSTEMRIVDSNTGIVLTTSNVPYGAYLYGKAGKVKKGDVICTWDPYNAVIISELAGSLSFESIEESVTYREEIDEQTGFTEKVIVESRDKKKNPTIRIMDPKGKEELKSYSLPVGAHIIVEDGQKIEAGDVLVKIPRTSGKGGDITGGLPRVTELFEARNPSNPAIVSEIDGIISYGKIKRGNREIIVESRTGEHKYYLVPLSKHILVQENDFVKAGQPLSDGSISPTDILDIQGPTRVQEYLVDEVQEVYRMQGVKINDKHFEVIVRQMMRKVEIEDPGDTRFLEKQAVNKTEFMGENDDLFDKMVVTDAGESTTMKEGQMVTMRKLRDENSVLKRKDQRPVEARAARPATARTLLQGITRASLQTESFISAASFQETTKVLNEAAVNAKEDNLNGLKENVIVGHLIPAGTGTRRFQEVTVYNKEEYARMMADNLAAQEIDE; from the coding sequence ATGAAGAAGGAGGTCAAGCTCAACAGCAACTTCAACAAGATCGTCATCAGCCTCGCCAGCCCCGAGCTGATCCTGGAGCGCAGCCATGGGGAGGTGATCAAGCCCGAAACGATCAACTACCGCACGTACAAGCCCGAGCGCGACGGCCTGTTCTGCGAGCGCATCTTCGGTCCGGTGAAGGATTTCGAATGCCACTGCGGCAAGTACAAGCGCATCCGCTACAAGGGGATCGTGTGCGACCGCTGCGGCGTGGAGGTCACCGAGAAGAAGGTGCGCCGCGAGCGCATGGGCCACATCCAGCTCGTGGTGCCCGTGGCCCACATCTGGTACTTCCGCAGCCTGCCCAACAAGATCGGCTATCTGCTGGGCCTGCCCACCAAGAAGCTCGACCAGATCATCTACTACGAACGCTACGTGGTGGTGCAGGCCGGTCTGGCCAAGAACAAGGAGGGCAACCCCGTGCAGTACCTCGACTTCCTCACCGAGGAGGAGTACCTGGACATCCTCGACCAATTGGGCAAGGAGAACCAGTACCTCGATGATGCCGACCCCAACAAGTTCATCGCCCGCATGGGTGCCGATGCGCTGCAGGAACTGCTCAAACGCCTCGACCTCGACAGCCTGAGCTACGACCTGCGCCACAAGGCCAACACCGAGACCAGCCAGCAGCGCAAGAACGAGGCCCTCAAGCGCCTCAACGTGGTGGAGGCCTTCCGCGACGCCAACAGCCGCCGCGAGAACAAGCCCGAGTGGATGATCGTGAAGGTGGTGCCTGTGATCCCGCCCGAGCTGCGCCCCCTGGTGCCCTTGGACGGCGGCCGTTTCGCCACCTCCGACCTGAACGACCTGTACCGCCGCGTGATCATCCGCAACAACCGCCTCAAGCGCCTCATCGAGATCAAGGCGCCCGAGGTGATCCTGCGCAACGAGAAGCGCATGCTGCAGGAGGCCGTGGACAGCCTCTTCGACAACAGCCGCAAGAGCAGCGCCGTGAAGAGCGAGAGCAACCGCCCGCTGAAGTCCCTGAGCGACTCGCTCAAGGGCAAGCAGGGCCGCTTCCGCCAGAACCTGCTCGGAAAGCGCGTGGACTACAGCGCCCGTTCCGTGATCGTGGTGGGCCCCGAGCTGAAGCTGCACGAGTGCGGCCTTCCCAAGGACATGGCGGCCGAGCTCTTCAAGCCCTTCATCATCCGCAAGCTCATCGAGCGGGGGATCGTGAAGACGGTGAAGAGCGCGAAGAAGATCGTGGACAAGAAGGAGCCCGTGGTGTGGGACATCCTGGAGAACGTGCTGAAGGGGCACCCGGTGCTGCTGAACCGCGCACCAACGCTGCACCGCCTCGGTATCCAGGCCTTCCAGCCGAAGCTGATCGAAGGCAAGGCGATCCAGCTGCACCCCTTGGTGTGTACCGCGTTCAACGCCGACTTCGACGGTGACCAGATGGCCGTGCATGTGCCCCTGGGTCATGCCGCCATCCTGGAGGCCCAGTTGCTGATGCTGGCCAGCCACAACATCCTGAACCCGGCCAACGGCGCGCCCATCGCGGTGCCCAGCCAGGACATGGTGCTCGGCCTGTACTACATCACCAAGGGCCGCAAGAGCGACAAGGAGCGCGCGATGAAGGGCGAGGGCCGGAGCTTCTACAGCCCCGAGGAGCTCATCATCGCCTACAACGAGGGCCAGGTGGACCTGCACAGCTGGATCAAGGTGCGCTGGACCGATCCCAAGACGGGCACCTCCCGCATGATCGAGACCACCTGCGGCCGCGTGCTCTTCAACGAGGTGGTGCCCGACGAAGTGGGCTTCATCAACGAACTGCTGACCAAGAAGGCGCTGCGCGACATCATCGGCCTGGTGCTGAAGGAGTGCGGCACCGCCAAGGCGGCGCAGTTCCTCGACGACATCAAGGAGCTGGGCTTCATGAGCGCCTTCAAAGGCGGCCTGTCCTTCAACCTGATGGACGTGGTGGTGCCCGATGAGAAGGACAAGCTGGTCGGCGCCGCCCAGAAGGAGGTGGACGAGGTGACCAACAACTACAACATGGGCCTCATCACCAACAACGAGCGGTACAACCAGACGATCGACATCTGGACGCACACCAACTCGAAGGTGACGTTCAGCCTCATGGAGCGCATCAAGAGCGACAAGCAGGGCTTCAACTCCATCTACATGATGATGGACAGCGGCGCCCGCGGCTCGAAGGAGCAGATCCGCCAGCTGAGCGGCATGCGCGGCCTGATGGCCAAGCCCCAGAAGAGCGGCGGCGGCGGCGGTCAGGACATCATCGAGAACCCCATCCTGTCCAACTTCAAGGAGGGCCTGTCCATCCTGGAGTACTTCATCAGCACCCACGGTGCCCGCAAGGGCCTGGCCGATACCGCGCTGAAGACCGCCGACGCCGGATACCTCACACGCCGTCTGGTGGACGTGGCTCAGGACGTGGTGATCACCACCGAGGACTGCGGCACGCTCCGCGGTCTGGTGGCCACCGCCCTGAAGAAGAACGAGGAGGTGGTGGAGAGCCTGCACGACCGCATCCTGGGTCGCACCGCGGTGCACGACATCCATCATCCGCAGACCGGCGAACTGCTGGTGGCCAGTGGTGAGCAGATCAACGAGGACATCGCCGCCGCCATCGGGGCCAGCCCCATCGAGGAGGTCGAGATCCGCAGCGTGCTCACCTGCGAACAGAAGCAGGGCGTGTGCGGCAAGTGCTACGGCCGCAACCTGGCCACCGGCCGCAAGGTGCAGATGGGCGAGGCCGTGGGCGTCATCGCCGCGCAGTCCATCGGCGAACCCGGCACCCAGCTCACCCTGCGCACCTTCCACGTGGGCGGTGTGGCCGGCAAGATCACCGAGGAGAGCCAGATCACGGCCAAGTACGACGGCATCCTGGAGATCGACGAGCTGCGCACCGTGAAGAAGAAGGACCGCAAAGGCGAGAACGCCGAGGTGGTCATCAGCCGCAGCACCGAGATGCGCATCGTGGACAGCAACACGGGCATCGTGCTCACCACCAGCAACGTGCCCTACGGCGCCTACCTGTACGGCAAGGCCGGCAAGGTGAAGAAGGGCGACGTGATCTGCACCTGGGACCCGTACAACGCGGTCATCATCTCCGAACTGGCCGGAAGCCTGTCCTTCGAGAGCATCGAGGAGAGCGTGACCTACCGGGAGGAGATCGACGAGCAGACCGGCTTCACCGAGAAGGTGATCGTGGAGAGCCGCGACAAGAAGAAGAACCCGACGATCCGCATCATGGATCCCAAGGGCAAGGAGGAGCTGAAGAGCTACAGCCTGCCGGTGGGCGCCCACATCATCGTGGAGGACGGACAGAAGATCGAGGCCGGCGACGTGCTGGTGAAGATCCCCCGCACCAGCGGCAAGGGCGGTGACATCACCGGCGGTCTGCCGCGCGTGACGGAGCTCTTCGAGGCCCGCAACCCCAGCAACCCGGCCATCGTCAGCGAGATCGACGGCATCATCTCCTACGGCAAGATCAAGCGCGGCAATCGCGAGATCATCGTGGAGAGCCGCACCGGCGAACACAAGTACTACCTCGTGCCGTTGAGCAAGCACATCCTGGTGCAGGAGAACGACTTCGTGAAGGCGGGACAGCCCCTGAGCGACGGCTCCATCAGCCCCACCGACATCCTGGACATCCAGGGCCCCACCCGCGTGCAGGAGTACCTGGTGGACGAGGTGCAGGAGGTGTACCGCATGCAGGGCGTGAAGATCAACGACAAGCACTTCGAGGTGATCGTGCGCCAGATGATGCGGAAGGTGGAGATCGAGGACCCCGGCGACACCCGCTTCCTGGAGAAACAGGCCGTGAACAAGACCGAGTTCATGGGAGAGAACGACGACCTGTTCGACAAGATGGTGGTGACCGACGCCGGAGAAAGCACCACCATGAAGGAGGGCCAGATGGTGACCATGCGCAAGCTGCGCGATGAGAACAGTGTGCTGAAGCGCAAGGACCAGAGGCCGGTGGAGGCCCGCGCCGCCCGCCCGGCCACGGCCCGCACGCTGCTCCAGGGCATCACACGCGCCAGCCTGCAGACGGAGAGCTTCATCAGCGCCGCCTCCTTCCAGGAGACCACCAAGGTGCTGAACGAGGCCGCCGTGAACGCCAAGGAGGACAACCTCAACGGCCTCAAGGAGAACGTCATCGTCGGCCATCTCATTCCCGCCGGTACCGGTACCCGCCGCTTCCAGGAGGTCACCGTGTACAACAAGGAGGAGTACGCCCGCATGATGGCCGACAACCTGGCCGCCCAGGAGATCGACGAGTGA
- a CDS encoding DUF3467 domain-containing protein yields MADQKDQPRPNQLNIEISEEVADGVYSNLAIITHSNSEFVLDFVRVMPGVPKAKVRARILLTPQHAKRLMRALADNVQKYEQVHGAIRETEMPEVPMNFGGPTAQA; encoded by the coding sequence ATGGCCGACCAGAAAGACCAACCCCGACCCAACCAACTGAACATCGAGATCAGCGAGGAGGTGGCCGATGGCGTGTACAGCAACCTGGCCATCATCACCCACAGCAACTCGGAGTTCGTGCTCGATTTCGTGCGCGTGATGCCCGGGGTGCCGAAGGCCAAGGTGCGCGCCCGCATCCTGCTGACCCCCCAGCACGCCAAACGCCTCATGCGCGCCCTGGCGGACAACGTGCAGAAGTACGAGCAGGTGCACGGTGCGATCCGCGAGACCGAGATGCCCGAGGTGCCGATGAACTTCGGCGGGCCCACGGCACAGGCCTGA
- the rpoB gene encoding DNA-directed RNA polymerase subunit beta: protein MAQAKTISKKSKRIDFGSNPLPTPYPDFLEIQLKSFEEFFQIETLPENRVSEGLFKVFSENFPITDTRNQFVLEFLDYFIDPPRYSIDECIERGLTYSVPLKAKLKLYCTDPEHEDFETIVQDVYLGQIPYMTPRGSFVVNGAERVVVSQLHRSPGVFFGQSRHANGTKLYSARVIPFKGSWIEFATDINGVMYAYIDRKKKLPVTTLLRAIGFESDKDILNIFGLADEVKVTKAAMKEAVGRKLAARVLKTWVEDFVDEDTGEVVSIERNEVLIDRETILEEQHVEEIMESGAKTIILHKAGVNAADYALIYNTLQKDTSNSEKEAVEVIYRQLRNAEPPDLETARGVIDKLFFSEQRYDLGEVGRYRINKKLGLESELSVRVLTKEDIISIIRYLIELVNSKADVDDIDHLSNRRVRTVGEQLHAQFGVGLARMARTIRERMNVRDNEVFTPTDLINAKTLSSVINSFFGTNQLSQFMDQTNPLAEITHKRRMSALGPGGLSRERAGFEVRDVHYTHYGRLCTIETPEGPNIGLISSLCVYSKINSLGFIETPYRPVVEGKVDLKAVPVYLSAEEEDNKMIAQANAQVTTEGVFNSNRVKARLMGDFPVVAPKEINLMDVAPNQIASIAASLIPFLEHNDANRALMGSNMMRQAVPLLRPESPIVGTGLEELVARDSRVLLTAEGEGVVKYVDSDRIVIEYKRTEEDRIVTFHGDEKEYKLTKFLKTNQSTCINLRPIVRKGEKVTYGQTLCEGYATQDGELAIGRNLRVAFMPWKGYNFEDAIVISERVAREDIFTSIHIDEYIMEVRDTKRGLEELTADIPNVSEEATKDLDENGLIRIGAEINEGDILIGKITPKGETDPSPEEKLLRAIFGDKAGDVKDASLKAPPSTKGVVIDKKLFSRAIKDKKGKTNEKSVLEAIDKDYEKELGELKNVLIDKMMQLLNGQASNGVYNKYKEEQIKKGVKFTPKVLQAIDFITVDPTNWTADKKVNELVRQLIHNYNIKHNDVSGVYKRKKFQVSIGDELPAGIVKLAKVYVAAKRKLAIGDKMAGRHGNKGIVARIVRDADMPYLEDGTPVDIVLNPLGVPSRMNLGQIYETVLGWAGLRLGRKYATPIFDGATLDEIHAQTDEASVPRFGRTYLHDGGTGHRFDQPATVGVIYMIKLAHMVDDKMHARSIGPYSLITQQPLGGKAQFGGQRFGEMEVWALEAFGASNILQEILTVKSDDVVGRAKAYESIVKGEPLPTPGIPESFNVLLHELRGLALNVSLE from the coding sequence ATGGCCCAGGCGAAGACCATCAGCAAGAAGAGCAAGCGCATCGACTTCGGCTCGAACCCCCTGCCGACCCCGTATCCCGACTTCCTCGAGATCCAGCTCAAGAGCTTCGAGGAGTTCTTCCAGATCGAGACCCTCCCGGAGAACCGGGTCAGCGAGGGCCTCTTCAAGGTGTTCTCGGAGAACTTCCCGATCACCGACACGCGCAACCAGTTCGTGCTGGAGTTCCTCGATTACTTCATCGATCCCCCGCGCTACAGCATCGATGAGTGCATCGAACGGGGCCTCACCTACAGCGTGCCCCTGAAGGCCAAGTTGAAGCTCTACTGCACCGACCCCGAGCACGAGGACTTCGAGACCATCGTGCAGGATGTCTACCTGGGCCAGATCCCCTACATGACCCCGCGCGGCAGCTTCGTGGTGAACGGCGCCGAGCGCGTGGTGGTGAGCCAGCTGCACCGCAGCCCCGGCGTGTTCTTCGGCCAGAGCCGCCACGCCAACGGCACCAAGCTGTACAGCGCCCGCGTAATCCCCTTCAAGGGCTCGTGGATCGAGTTCGCCACGGACATCAACGGGGTGATGTACGCTTACATCGACCGAAAGAAGAAGCTGCCCGTGACCACGCTGCTGCGGGCCATCGGGTTCGAGAGCGACAAGGACATCCTCAACATCTTCGGCCTGGCCGACGAGGTGAAGGTGACCAAGGCCGCCATGAAGGAGGCCGTGGGCCGCAAACTGGCCGCCCGCGTGCTGAAGACCTGGGTGGAGGATTTCGTGGACGAGGACACCGGCGAGGTGGTGAGCATCGAGCGCAACGAGGTGCTCATCGACCGCGAGACCATCCTGGAGGAGCAGCACGTGGAGGAGATCATGGAGAGCGGCGCCAAGACCATCATCCTGCACAAGGCCGGGGTGAACGCCGCCGACTACGCCCTGATCTACAACACCCTGCAGAAAGACACCTCCAACTCCGAAAAGGAGGCCGTGGAGGTGATCTACCGCCAGCTGCGCAACGCCGAGCCGCCCGATCTGGAGACCGCCCGCGGGGTGATCGACAAGCTGTTCTTCAGCGAGCAGCGCTACGACCTCGGCGAGGTGGGCCGCTACCGCATCAACAAGAAGCTGGGCTTGGAGAGCGAGCTCAGCGTGCGTGTGCTCACCAAGGAGGACATCATCAGCATCATCCGCTACCTGATCGAGCTGGTGAACTCCAAGGCCGATGTGGACGACATCGACCACCTGAGCAACCGCCGCGTGCGCACCGTGGGCGAGCAGCTGCACGCCCAGTTCGGCGTGGGCCTGGCCCGCATGGCCCGCACCATCCGCGAGCGCATGAACGTGCGCGACAACGAGGTGTTCACGCCCACCGACCTGATCAACGCCAAGACCCTGAGCTCGGTGATCAATTCGTTCTTCGGAACGAACCAGCTGAGCCAGTTCATGGACCAGACCAACCCGCTGGCCGAGATCACCCACAAGCGCCGCATGAGCGCCCTGGGCCCCGGCGGTCTGAGCCGCGAGCGCGCCGGCTTCGAGGTGCGCGACGTGCACTACACCCACTACGGGCGCCTGTGCACCATCGAAACGCCTGAGGGACCGAACATCGGTCTGATCAGCAGCCTCTGCGTGTACAGCAAGATCAACAGCCTGGGCTTCATCGAAACCCCCTACCGACCGGTGGTGGAGGGCAAGGTGGACCTGAAGGCCGTGCCGGTCTACCTCAGCGCCGAGGAGGAGGACAACAAGATGATCGCCCAGGCCAACGCCCAGGTGACCACCGAGGGCGTGTTCAACAGCAACCGCGTGAAGGCCCGCCTGATGGGCGACTTCCCCGTGGTGGCGCCCAAGGAGATCAACCTGATGGACGTGGCGCCCAACCAGATCGCCTCCATCGCCGCCAGCCTGATCCCCTTCCTGGAGCACAACGACGCCAACCGCGCGCTGATGGGCTCCAACATGATGCGCCAGGCCGTGCCGCTGCTGCGGCCCGAGAGCCCCATCGTGGGAACCGGCCTGGAGGAATTGGTGGCCCGCGACAGCCGTGTGCTGCTCACCGCCGAGGGCGAGGGCGTGGTGAAGTACGTCGACAGCGACCGCATCGTCATCGAGTACAAGCGCACCGAGGAGGACCGCATCGTGACCTTCCACGGCGACGAGAAGGAGTACAAGCTCACCAAGTTCCTGAAGACCAACCAGAGCACCTGCATCAACCTGCGCCCCATCGTGCGCAAGGGCGAGAAGGTCACCTACGGGCAGACCCTGTGCGAGGGCTATGCCACGCAGGACGGCGAGCTGGCCATCGGCCGCAACCTGCGGGTGGCCTTCATGCCCTGGAAGGGCTACAACTTCGAGGACGCCATCGTGATCAGCGAGCGCGTGGCCCGCGAGGACATCTTCACCTCCATCCACATCGATGAGTACATCATGGAGGTGCGCGACACCAAGCGCGGCCTGGAGGAACTGACGGCCGACATCCCGAACGTGAGCGAGGAGGCCACCAAGGACCTCGACGAGAACGGCCTGATCCGCATCGGTGCGGAGATCAACGAGGGCGACATCCTCATCGGCAAGATCACGCCGAAGGGCGAGACCGACCCCAGCCCCGAGGAGAAGCTGCTGCGCGCCATCTTCGGCGACAAGGCCGGCGATGTGAAGGACGCCTCGCTGAAGGCGCCCCCCAGCACCAAGGGCGTGGTCATCGACAAGAAGCTCTTCAGCCGCGCCATCAAGGACAAGAAGGGCAAGACCAACGAGAAGTCCGTCCTGGAGGCCATCGACAAGGACTACGAGAAGGAGCTGGGCGAGCTGAAGAACGTGCTCATCGACAAGATGATGCAGCTGCTCAACGGCCAGGCCTCCAACGGCGTGTACAACAAGTACAAGGAGGAGCAGATCAAGAAGGGCGTCAAGTTCACCCCCAAGGTGCTGCAGGCCATCGATTTCATCACGGTGGACCCCACGAACTGGACGGCCGATAAGAAGGTCAACGAACTGGTGCGCCAGCTCATCCACAACTACAACATCAAGCACAACGACGTCAGTGGCGTCTACAAGCGCAAGAAGTTCCAGGTGAGCATCGGCGACGAGCTGCCCGCAGGCATCGTGAAGCTGGCCAAGGTGTACGTGGCCGCCAAGCGCAAGCTGGCGATCGGCGACAAGATGGCCGGCCGCCACGGCAACAAGGGCATCGTGGCCCGCATCGTGCGCGACGCCGACATGCCCTATCTGGAGGACGGGACACCGGTGGACATCGTACTGAACCCGCTGGGCGTGCCGAGCCGCATGAACCTGGGGCAGATCTACGAGACGGTGCTGGGCTGGGCCGGTCTGAGGCTGGGCCGCAAGTACGCCACACCGATCTTCGACGGCGCCACGCTGGACGAGATCCACGCGCAGACCGACGAGGCCAGCGTGCCCCGTTTCGGACGCACCTACCTGCACGACGGCGGCACCGGGCATCGGTTCGACCAGCCGGCCACCGTGGGCGTGATCTACATGATCAAGCTCGCCCACATGGTGGACGACAAGATGCACGCCCGTTCCATCGGCCCCTACAGCCTGATCACCCAGCAGCCGTTGGGCGGCAAGGCCCAGTTCGGCGGCCAGCGCTTCGGCGAGATGGAGGTGTGGGCCCTGGAGGCCTTCGGCGCCAGCAACATCCTGCAGGAGATCCTCACCGTGAAGAGCGACGACGTGGTGGGCCGTGCCAAGGCCTACGAGAGCATCGTGAAGGGCGAACCCCTGCCCACACCGGGCATCCCCGAGTCCTTCAACGTGCTGCTTCACGAACTGCGCGGCCTCGCGCTCAACGTGTCGCTCGAATGA
- a CDS encoding patatin-like phospholipase family protein: protein MRLRGLLLALLLLPLGSPAQTVGVVLSGGGASAMTHIGVLMALEDHGIPIDRITGSSMGALVGAMYAAGYSPHEIDSLFRTDQFRTMAEGRVEDRYTYFFKHDQPDASVINVKIDLDTLLQTSLPTNLRSPVLIDFEQMRGFAGAGAASGYDMDSLFVPFRCVASDITAQRAVLFRRGDLAQAVRASMSYPFYFKPIRVDGHLMMDGGLYNNFPSDVMYEEFLPDVIIGSNVASNSAPPTEDDLLSQLKAMLQEPTDYSVRCDYGLIIEPRTNTGLFDFSRIGPTIEEGYAAAMEWMPEIEALIPRRVAQAEVAARRAAFRARWPALRFGGLEVTGLRKGQTRYVERMLTDRDSTIAMRRFKSLYFRLHDDDNIGRLFPIARYVPERGDFDLRVDVRAEKDLHARFGGMFSSRPINTGMVGLRYNLFGRWSSSLQALSWFGKFYAAGQVRLRADLPTAAPIYLEPLFTIHRMDHFRSFATFFDEVRPSFLVLRETWGGLNAGVGLGNKGRLRFDVKYGQTRDSYYQQLDFSPTDTADVTELVHWTGGFIVERNSLNRKQHANAGDQLKFEARYVTGQERTEPGSTNAQRDLVRDQHDWFFLKATLDKYFLERGVFRFGALAEALYSNYPFFANYTATVMRAPVFQPTPESRTYFLENFRAQQYIAGGVRTIIAVSRNRFDLRLEGYVFQPYRAILRAADDEPEAGLAVSDRAYLASGSLIYQSPVGPIWFNTSYIDGLPEPWAFSLNFGYVIFAQRSWE from the coding sequence ATGCGCCTTCGCGGACTTCTCCTCGCTCTGCTGCTGCTTCCCCTCGGGAGCCCGGCCCAGACCGTGGGCGTGGTGCTCAGCGGCGGCGGGGCGTCGGCCATGACGCACATCGGGGTGCTCATGGCGCTGGAGGACCATGGCATCCCCATCGACCGCATCACGGGCAGCAGCATGGGGGCCTTGGTGGGCGCCATGTACGCCGCAGGGTATTCGCCGCACGAGATCGACAGCCTGTTCCGGACGGACCAGTTCCGCACCATGGCCGAGGGCCGCGTGGAGGACCGCTACACCTACTTCTTCAAGCACGACCAGCCCGATGCCTCGGTGATCAATGTGAAGATCGACCTGGACACCCTGCTTCAGACCTCCCTGCCCACCAACCTGCGAAGCCCCGTGCTGATCGACTTCGAGCAGATGCGCGGCTTCGCCGGTGCCGGGGCCGCCAGCGGCTACGACATGGACAGCCTGTTCGTGCCCTTCCGCTGCGTGGCCAGCGACATCACGGCGCAGCGTGCGGTGCTGTTCAGGCGGGGAGATCTGGCCCAGGCAGTGCGCGCCAGCATGAGCTACCCGTTCTACTTCAAGCCCATCCGGGTGGACGGGCACCTGATGATGGACGGCGGCCTGTACAACAACTTCCCCAGCGACGTGATGTACGAAGAGTTCCTGCCCGATGTGATCATCGGCAGCAACGTGGCCAGCAACTCCGCACCACCCACCGAGGACGACCTGCTGAGCCAGCTGAAGGCCATGCTCCAGGAGCCCACGGACTATTCGGTGCGGTGCGACTACGGGCTCATCATCGAGCCGCGCACCAACACGGGCCTGTTCGATTTCAGCAGGATCGGCCCCACGATCGAGGAAGGCTACGCGGCCGCCATGGAGTGGATGCCGGAGATCGAGGCGCTGATCCCCAGGCGGGTGGCCCAGGCTGAGGTGGCCGCACGAAGGGCGGCCTTCCGGGCAAGGTGGCCCGCGCTTCGCTTTGGAGGCCTGGAGGTCACGGGCCTGCGCAAGGGACAGACGAGGTATGTGGAACGGATGCTCACCGATCGGGACAGTACGATCGCCATGCGGCGGTTCAAGAGCCTCTATTTCCGCCTGCACGATGACGACAACATCGGCCGCCTCTTCCCCATCGCCCGCTACGTGCCGGAACGGGGTGATTTCGACCTGCGCGTCGACGTGCGCGCCGAGAAGGACCTGCACGCCCGGTTCGGCGGCATGTTCTCCTCGCGTCCGATCAACACGGGCATGGTGGGGCTGCGATACAACCTGTTCGGTCGCTGGAGCTCCTCCTTGCAGGCGTTATCGTGGTTCGGCAAGTTCTACGCGGCCGGCCAGGTGCGCCTTCGGGCCGACCTGCCCACGGCGGCGCCCATCTACCTGGAGCCGCTGTTCACCATCCACCGCATGGACCACTTCCGGAGCTTCGCCACCTTCTTCGACGAGGTGCGCCCGTCCTTCCTGGTGCTGCGGGAGACCTGGGGCGGGTTGAACGCCGGCGTCGGCCTGGGGAACAAGGGCCGGCTGCGCTTCGATGTCAAGTACGGGCAGACACGCGACAGCTACTACCAGCAGCTCGACTTCAGCCCCACGGACACGGCCGATGTGACCGAACTCGTGCACTGGACGGGCGGCTTCATCGTGGAGCGCAATTCCCTGAACCGCAAGCAGCACGCCAACGCCGGTGATCAGTTGAAGTTCGAGGCGCGCTACGTCACCGGCCAGGAGCGCACCGAGCCCGGCAGCACGAACGCCCAGCGGGACCTGGTGCGCGACCAGCACGACTGGTTCTTCCTGAAGGCGACGCTGGACAAGTACTTCCTGGAGCGCGGTGTGTTCCGGTTCGGCGCGTTGGCGGAGGCGCTCTACAGCAACTACCCCTTCTTCGCCAACTACACGGCCACCGTGATGCGGGCGCCGGTGTTCCAGCCCACACCGGAGAGCCGCACCTATTTCCTGGAGAACTTCCGCGCGCAGCAGTACATCGCCGGCGGGGTGCGCACCATCATCGCCGTGTCGCGCAACAGGTTCGACCTGCGCTTGGAGGGCTACGTGTTCCAGCCCTACCGGGCGATCCTGCGCGCGGCCGACGACGAGCCGGAGGCGGGATTGGCGGTGAGCGACCGGGCCTATCTGGCCTCCGGCTCGCTGATCTATCAAAGCCCGGTGGGGCCCATCTGGTTCAACACGAGCTACATCGACGGCCTGCCCGAGCCCTGGGCCTTCAGCCTCAACTTCGGCTACGTCATCTTCGCCCAGCGCAGCTGGGAATGA